In the genome of Colletotrichum lupini chromosome 8, complete sequence, one region contains:
- a CDS encoding major facilitator superfamily transporter encodes MSPHHSAKSPSSGYLHRPSPDPDRLLENTNCQAEWARTIAAATVNRNGMADRTDFKILVAPNPGWGVLTRNQSLALSREQGKYARVVSSTLLGPIVGVDCAIVSLTPELRDGVQMRAKGFLNACASPYLDVFEVNVTCYISCAKILNMDRPTSRSSRELTKTRFTSPASAMTQPSTTPIVLDMSEKPLPPSNDSDIEHTDKKESGTEDEGSTAADQEEAEEEYIEGLKLILVLAALTLTVFLMMLDMSIITTAVPEITTAFNSLSDVGWYGAAYSLCGAALQPLAGKLYTHRHSKEIFLAFLFVFEAGSLICALSNSSTLFIIGRAVSGMGSGGLFNGSLTIIGATVPLEKRPLIIGIMIGISNIGIVAGPLVGGALTQYTTWRWCFYINLPIGAVTAAMLFLIHIPSKITKPVSLVQIPRYLDLPGFALFAPAAIMFLLALQFGGNDYSWDSSVVIGLFVGAAVTAGLFIFWEHREGDEKAMVPMGLFKNRIVLTSSLVGALNMSITQVSSYYIPMYFQSVKGETPFRGGVHFLPTIIAQLVFAVASGALVGRMGYYLPWAVFGSVLSAIGNGLISTWDPSTDSAKWIGYQVLLGAGRGACMQMHIIAVQANIPPATLSVSMAMLVFMQTFGGAIFLTAGEVIFSEGLGKNLAKYAPAVDVKTVLAAGGTGFRTVVPESDLPGVLVAYSKSIGEVFYLMIGIGGLAFVLSWGMGWVDIRKKKGEKKGDPGVGPSGDGRLGLQVMLYSLVRGYVRQKCLNPNTMLVQSRLAAYANPVANRIAENRTTRMAALPAVAEWITRRRNFGSWILHLTSIKLTNFPSVTKGKEQNRKIPTMPAEIVMNATIPAHPYFPAEAVLPGYVANTFGAHALRGMFAVGATAILVPTYRIIKRTSPNLPNGEVATALWFTLSAFIHLFFEGYFSYNQSSMPASLHIFGQLWKEYSLSDSRYLTQDSFIVCMETITAFCWGPLSFVCAYFIVTGHPLRHPLQIIISLGQLYGDVLYFATCSFDKLVAKMIYCRPEDFYFWCYYVFFNAFWIIIPFYLIIKSCAETKRVFAKVAELQKSSLKKDM; translated from the exons ATGAGCCCTCACCATTCAGCAAAGTCTCCGAGTTCTGGCTACCTGCACCGGCCAAGCCCGGATCCGGATCGTTTGCTGGAAAACACCAACTGCCAGGCGGAGTGGGCTCGGACTATTGCTGCAGCGACCGTAAATCGAAACGGGATGGCTGACCGGACGGATTTCAAGATCCTCGTGGCACCAAACCCCGGCTGGGGGGTTCTGACTCGTAATCAATCTCTCGCA CTTAGTAGAGAACAGGGCAAGTATGCCCGAGTCGTAAGTTCCACTCTGTTGGGACCAATCGTTGGCGT CGATTGCGCTATTGTCAGCCTTACACC GGAGTTACGAGACGGAGTTCAGATGCGGGCTAAGGGTTTCTTAAATGCGTGCGCATCACCGTATCTTGATGTTTTTGAAGTTAATGTTACCTGCTACATAAGTTGTGCCAAG ATCTTGAACATGGACCGGCCTACTTCACGAAGCTCCAGGGAGCTCACCAAGACCCGCTTCACATCACCGGCATCGGCCATGACACAACCATCGACGACTCCAATCGTTCTCGATATGTCGGAAAAGCCACTGCCACCATCAAACGACTCGGATATCGAGCATACCGATAAGAAGGAAAGCGGTACCGAAGATGAGGGAAGCACGGCGGCGGACCAAGAGGAAGCCGAGGAGGAGTACATCGAGGGCCTCAAGCTCATCCTTGTCCTAGCGGCACTAACGCTCACTGTGTTTCTCATGATGCTGGACATGTCTATCATCACTACG GCCGTTCCGGAGATCACAACAGCGTTCAACTCTCTTTCTGACGTTGGATGGTATGGTGCAGCGTACAGCCTCTGTGG TGCCGCCCTGCAGCCCTTGGCTGGCAAGCTTTACACGCACCGTCATTCGAAAGAAATATTCCTTGCCttcctcttcgtcttcgAGGCCGGATCTCTCATCTGCGCCCTCTCTAATTCATCAACACTGTTCATCATCGGACGGGCTGTCTCAGGCATGGGATCTGGGGGACTTTTCAATGGTTCATTAACTATCATCGGCGCCACCGTCCCATTGGAAAAGAGACCGTTGATAATTGGGATTATGATCGGTATTTCGAACATTGGCATTGTCGCTGGACCTCTTGTGGGAGGAGCCTTGACCCAATATACGACCTGGCGTTGGT GTTTCTACATCAACCTTCCAATTGGTGCAGTCACCGCAGCTATGCTTTTCCTTATCCACATCCCGTCGAAGATCACCAAGCCAGTCTCCCTCGTCCAAATACCCCGATATCTCGATCTTCCCGGTTTCGCCCTCTTCGCTCCCGCGGCTATCATGTTCCTTCTCGCTCTACAGTTCGGTGGTAATGACTATAGCTGGGACTCATCGGTAGTTATCGGCTTGTTCGTCGGCGCTGCCGTGACCGCTGGGCTATTCATCTTCTGGGAGCACAGGGAAGGCGACGAAAAAGCCATGGTCCCAATGGGGCTGTTCAAGAATAGGATCGTCTTGACGAGCAGTCTGGTTGGAGCCCTGAACATGAGCATTACACAGGTGTCAAGCTACTACATCCCCATGTATTTCCAGAGCGTCAAGGGTGAGACGCCGTTCCGAGGTGGTGTTCACTTCTTGCCGACTATCATTGCCCAGTTGGTCTTTGCTGTCGCCTCAGGGGCTTTAG TCGGTAGGATGGGATACTACCTTCCCTGGGCTGTATTCGGTTCCGTCTTATCGGCGATTGGTAACGGCCTCATTTCTACCTGGGATCCATCTACAGATTCTGCCAAGTGGATTGGCTATCAAGTCCTCCTCGGCGCCGGCCGTGGTGCCTGTATGCAAATG CACATTATCGCCGTCCAAGCCAATATTCCGCCAGCGACCCTTTCCGTATCGATGGCAATGCTTGTCTTTATGCAAACGTTTGGCGGTGCCATTTTCCTGACGGCAGGCGAAGTCATTTTCAGCGAAGGTCTGGGCAAGAACTTAGCAAAGTACGCTCCGGCAGTAGATGTGAAGACAGTACTGGCTGCGGGCGGCACAGGGTTTAGGACCGTTGTACCGGAGAGCGATTTGCCTGGGGTGTTGGTGGCATATTCGAAGAGTATCGGTGAGGTGTTTTACCTCATGATCGGAATCGGTGGTCTCGCGTTTGTGCTCTCGTGGGGTATGGGTTGGGTCGACATCCGTAAGAAGAAGGGGGAAAAGAAGGGCGAC CCCGGTGTTGGACCTTCGGGCGACGGCAGACTCGGCCTCCAGGT TATGCTCTATTCTCTCGTCCGTGGTTATGTCAGACAGAAATGCTTGAACCCGAATACGATGCTGGTGCAATCTCGCTTGGCTGCTTATGCTAATCCTGTGGCCAATAGAAT AGCTGAAAATCGCACGACGCGGATGGCAGCTCTCCCGGCTGTGGCAGAGTGGATCACGAGGCGTAGGAATTTTGGATCATGGATACTTCACCTGACATCCATAAAGCTCACGAACTTCCCTTCAGT AACCAAGGGCAAAGAACAAAACAGGAAGATTCCCACCATGCCTGCAGAAATCGTCATGAACGCCACTATCCCGGCCCACCCCTACTTCCCTGCGGAGGCTGTACTACCAGGCTACGTTGCCAACACGTTTGGCGCGCATGCTTTGCGTGGTATGTTTGCCGTAGGGGCAACCGCCATCCTCGTACCGACATACCGCATCATCAAAAGAACAAGCCCGAATCTTCCTAATGGCGAGGTCGCCACGGCACTGTGGTTCACTCTAAGCGCCTTTATCCATCTCTTCTTCGAAG GCTACTTCTCATACAATCAATCAAGCATGCCAGCATCCCTACACATATTCGGCCAGCTCTGGAAAGAATACTCCCTCTCCGACTCCCGCTACCTGACCCAGGACTCCTTCATCGTCTGCATGGAGACCATCACCGCATTCTGCTGGGGTCCGCTGTCCTTCGTGTGCGCATACTTCATCGTCACCGGGCATCCCCTCCGCCACCCACTGCAGATCATCATAAGTCTCGGGCAGCTCTACGGCGATGTCTTGTACTTTGCGACGTGCTCGTTTGACAAGCTCGTTGCCAAGATGATTTACTGCCGACCTGAAGACTTCTACTTTTGGTGTTATTACGTCTTCTTCAATGCCTTTTGGATCATTATTCCCTTCTATCTCATTATCAAGAGCTGCGCGGAGACAAAGCGGGTCTTTGCAAAGGTTGCTGAGTTGCAGAAGAGCTCTTTGAAGAAGGACATGTGA
- a CDS encoding L-asparaginase, which produces MQTRNLLLAASQLALGLAAPAPLPAYNLLSTRETHYNASLPNITIFATGGTIAGSASSNAQTTGYQAGALGVDILIAAVPELWNVSNVKGVQVANVDSGSITPGILLNLTRLVQEALDDPYCQGAVITHGTDTMEESAFFLDATIKSEKPVVVVGAMRPATAISADGPINLLEAVTLAGSPAAAGRGTMIVLNDRIGSAYYTTKTHSNSLDTFKAVEQGYLGFFLDIKPVFYYPPVLPLGRAYFNVTEASALPEVDILFGHQALNPALATAAVASGAKGLVLAGMGAGGWTTPGRNALKTLAQENGTQIVVSSRTMGGFVEDDDALNTYGGWNLNPQKSRILLQLALYSGYSSSQLETLFKFAP; this is translated from the coding sequence ATGCAGACTCGCAATCTCCTCCTCGCAGCTTCTCAGCTGGCTCTCGGCCTCGCGGCCCCGGCCCCGCTCCCGGCATACAACCTTCTCTCTACCCGCGAGACGCACTACAACGCCAGCCTGCCCAACATCACAATCTTCGCCACGGGCGGCACCATCGCAGGTTCAGCCTCCTCAAATGCCCAGACCACAGGCTACCAAGCCGGCGCTCTCGGCGTCGATATCCTCATCGCCGCCGTCCCGGAGCTGTGGAACGTTTCCAACGTCAAGGGCGTGCAGGTCGCCAACGTGGACTCGGGCAGCATCACCCCCGGCATCCTCCTCAACCTCACCCGCCTCGTGCAAGAGGCCCTCGATGACCCCTACTGCCAGGGCGCCGTCATCACCCACGGCACCGACACCATGGAGGAGTCCGCCTTCTTCCTTGACGCTACCATCAAGAGTGAGAAGCCCGTCGTCGTGGTGGGCGCAATGAGACCCGCCACCGCCATCAGCGCCGACGGCCCCATCAACCTCCTGGAGGCCGTCACCCTCGCCGGCAGCCCCGCCGCCGCAGGCCGCGGTACCATGATCGTCCTTAACGACCGCATCGGCAGCGCCTACTACACCACAAAGACCCACTCCAACTCCCTCGACACCTTCAAGGCCGTCGAGCAGGGCTATCTTGGCTTCTTCCTCGACATCAAGCCCGTCTTCTACTACCCTCCGGTCCTGCCCCTCGGCCGCGCCTACTTCAACGTCACCGAGGCCTCCGCGCTTCCCGAGGTTGACATCCTCTTCGGCCACCAGGCTCTTAACCCTGCCCTCGCTACCGCCGCCGTAGCCAGCGGGGCCAAGGGTCTCGTTCTTGCTGGTATGGGTGCCGGTGGGTGGACTACGCCCGGCCGTAACGCGCTTAAGACCCTGGCGCAGGAGAATGGCACGCAGATTGTTGTCTCTAGCAGAACCATGGGTGGATTTGTCGAGGATGACGATGCCCTTAACACGTATGGTGGCTGGAACTTGAACCCCCAGAAGTCGCGCATCCTGTTGCAGCTTGCGCTTTACTCTGGCTACAGCTCCTCGCAGCTTGAGACGCTGTTCAAGTTCGCGCCTTAG